A region of the Gouania willdenowi chromosome 1, fGouWil2.1, whole genome shotgun sequence genome:
aaaaacaaaatgtacaacCCGGAAGTAAAACAATTGTACTCAAGCTTCCGGTAGGATCGTTTTCAACTGAGCAGGGGTAAGACCCAAACTCAAACAAATTAAACCGTTTATAATGAGCTAAACTCAAATATACTCTGTAAATCTTGCACCGGGTAGTGTTAGGTTTATACGGTAAAGGTTAACAgtgatttaaaaactaaatacttttataattaattaataatcgAAAGCTACAAATAACGAGCTAAGCTAATTCcagaaagcgggttatgttcaaactctgagtatattcaggctcaaatgagggaaactgtTTTTCCTGATTCTTGGAAGAGAGGTACGTTCAAATATGACGAGTATGTCagtcaccatggcaacattcTCCGTGAACTGAACGTGGTCGCTGACAggcaggggcgtagcaccatATTTTGGGCCCTAGGTACAAatcatcttgttgggcccctactATGTTATGTACACTTAGTTTCACCCGGAAACTATACAAGTATTCttacactttgtttttttttttttttttttaccattcagTAGTCATgttaggcgaccccacatggggtcctaaccccaagattgaaaaaaaaaaaacctgcaataACCTACTTACTAACCTACGACATACCTTTGCTACAATTTTATAGGCAGCTGCTAATTATTATAGATATTCTCGGATCGATttaaaatgcatccatatcgatttatttatttatctacctttatttaaccaggagaccactgcaggagacattgtaactgcacaaagaagttgAAATAtggacatgttgaccagcttgtgtttaaaaaaaaaaaaaaaaatctaaaaagaaagtactaactttctgcatttatttgttgttctaggcatatactgtacctctgttaagttgcactaaagtcacgttgcattaaagtcaaagttggcTTAAAaaccacaggcagattgtatgttatttttttattttaagttgttggcacatggcatgttaaagccaatgttttgagtgtaaaatatgccaataaaataaatttcatacataatgttctcatgaaggtgtacacatttacagattaattGTTTCTTaaatcatatatttaaaaaaaattgcaataattgcCTTGTGAAATATCTTGATACatcgatatatcacaatattttctCGCACAATCGATAattgatatgctcgcgctatcaaatttttttattttttttaattttttttgttttggagatttaagatttattttattattttcaaaaccttttctgctttttcactaaaatgtgcaggtaggtcttcacagaaattttgtcactgtttgttgaaggaatcaatatattgtttagtggaatattgcactatgatggtgtcactggtaagaaagaccctatttattgtttacacaaagcactattggagatagttatcatttacattggtatgttgacacttatttacagaaatgttacaCTAAAATAGTgccactgttcataggacactttttcatatttattgtctttcagagatataaaataaaaaaattattttttcacttaatctttttcttgttatgtcatagattatcgtagattgatttctgaccaatatattgataattgcagtattgtcatatcgtgagaaTCATTATCGTGAGGTTTGTATCGtttatcgtatcgtgaggtacccagaagttcccaaccctacaggcaatacacacccctaatgcagtgattctcaactggtgggtcgggacccaaaagtgggtcgttgacctctactgggtgggtcgtgaccagccggtcaaaaataaataaattcttgatatctctcatgttggacttgtcttttactttgaaagaacatgttcttttgacaggcatgctgtgaaatgcatgttgcacaggaaaatatatggattcatgtttaaaaaagattatatatgtgtgtttacaacaactatttttaaaaaacaaaatttggttcTAAAAAGAAAGTGGGAAAATGTGGGTCAAAGGGTGAGAAAtgttgagaatccctgctctaatgacttacttgtacttgtactttgagtataatttcaatcaaataactgCCTCCACTTAAGTATGATATAtaagtactttttacacctctgctctTTTCTACCTCAGGCCAGCGGCTCCAGGTCTCTCCAGATGACATGGAGCCTCTTCATGGGATCAGGAAAGCTTTCCCCAAAGTGAAACGAGTCAAAGTTTTGCAGGGAGCGGAAACACTTccactgaagaagaagaaaaaggaggaggaggaagctaAGGAACACAATGTCACAGGTggtctgtgtgttttgtttattagatTGATGGATATACCGTTTTATGAGCTGCTGATGTCCTTCTCTTCTGGCTTAGGATACTTGTTCAAAGGTGTCACCGTCTACGTCCTGCCAGCTGGAATTGGAAACGCTCGATGCCAGATCTTCCAAACACAAATTCAGAGTAATGGAGGACAAACGGTGGCTTCTCTGTGTGAAAAGGTTACTCATGTGGTGGTTGATGACAACATGGATTGTGACAGGGCACTGCGTTTGCTGAAAGTGGATAGTATGCCCCCTGGAGTTGAACTGGTGAAATGCTCCTGGCTGAGTTTGTGCATCAGTGAGAAACAACTGGTGGAAACGGGCAGCTACAGCCTCCTTTTAACCAAAAGGTGGGAGATCTTACCTAACGCTGCATTTTGTCATCACATCAGTGCTTCAAAGCTGTGTCATCACTCTGTGAAATAATATCTGGCCTAGATACAAAAACACTACTTCTGAGCTTAataatacaagtaaaattcatccTGCCTTAAATCACTTTGTGTAAAGTatccatttaaaataatgtcctgtaccccttcagacctttaacctaaagccatgtaccccctactctggcacacttaaaaaacataatcatgTAATGACaaatacaatgtagccctacagtgaaatttgtccatGAATTTTACCTATCTTGTTGATATggaagcccatttttgctctcatatttatgagatagaaagtcataattatgagatacaaactgagcatttgcTGCAGTCTACCAACATTGGCTGTCATTCTTaattacactttgaataataatttattaattaaaaacatattttggctgttttttcAGTTCTTACATTTCAACACATGGTACACAGTGTAGAAAATagtggaagtaaaaaaataagtatttattgcaaaatgattctgtcacatttctgtatgtttctttgcaaatttgcattagaaataaattaaattatgactttctttctcataattatacatttctatctcataattatgaatttattaACTCAATAATGACTTtccatagtgattttttttttatttttttagtgttgGAAACAGGCTTCCATAAGTTGGTGAATAagatataataattattatcagtaataaacaaatctctttttaaaaaaataaataaatctaccaATCATTAGTTGATTGAACATAAAGCAGTAATGcaacatattcatcaccctgaaactgtgaaatacaacttgcTACAACTTTgatgagaagggtgaggttgagatctctgcaatgtttggctgaatttgggaaagtctgagtcttaaatcattctccacacaaagtcttgttctgtatttactttgtaatccttgtcaccactagagggtaatcttaatgtgtaatttgtggcaatgtatggaggctcctgactgctagTCGATTTATATTcaagtttccaatgttgtcacgctggttcttaattatttttttattttcacgtaccccctatgacaatttgcataccccactttgggaataTATATGTTTGGGAAggggtgtcaaattcattttaattcaggggtcaaatatggagcagtttgatctgaagtaggccacagattttatgtgggaaaactagtaatttcaacattattgtgtcctagtttatacagaaaatacaaaatatgtaagaaacccaccatatccaagcaataagtgacagatatcagtccccaCAGGGTCTTCACGTttaatttcctagattttgtgaccaatttctatttgattaagggaaatattatgtcataatttcaggaaaattgaaggattttggaaaaagtttgagttttttcaactgtttaaacaaTTAAAGATGACTTccatcatgcgatataagcaccgggaaaaatacgagcccctgcaaatattgttcaaTTTCATTTaagcaatgattcatgttttctctgtcatttataCTTACTCCTGCGGGCCGAAGGATGCTACAAAGGGAtggatttggcccacgggccacgagtttgacacatgtgctagGAGATCTAAATTGATTTGAGGAGTGAACATATGTGTTTGTGTACTGGGGACCTGTCAAGGGTTCAATGCTCGCGTGAATCAGACAGACGTGGGAATATGAAATTAGATAGAGTAATTTGATTAATAGATGTATTATTTACCGTCAAAGATCATTTCCAACATTTTTGATGTTATTCAGTTTgacactgttgttttttttttcattgaagcAGAACTGAAAATGAACTCCTAAAGGAGGACTTGCAAAATGTTACAGCGGTTCCAGATGTTGTTTTTGAGGTTGGGAGTGAAATGACCAAACAAGAGGTAATAAACGCTGTACATTTAAACAACATTACAATCATATTCTTTCATTTTAACTCCTTCAGTCATTTTGGTGGAGGTTAAAATGGTCATTGGATTTTTCAACTCATACATCTATGGTATATTTCTCCCCCCAGACAATCACAGAAGGTAAGGGTGAGGTGCGAGATGAAGACGGTGTCTCTCAAAACGACCTGGAAGCTCTTCTCACAGGCCTGAACCCCAAAGAGGGGGGTCCTGCTGCCCCCACCATCGACGAGCCAGGTCCACACACTGCTCCTCAGAAGCCAGTTTCAGGAAAGTGGGTCTGCGCTCAGTCTTCTCAATCTAAAAGCAACAACTTCAACAAGCACATCACAGACAAACTGGAAGTGCTGGCCAAGGCCTACACACATCAGGGAGACAAGTGGAGAGCACTGGGTTACTCCAAAGCTGTCAACGCCCTCAAGAGTTACCACAAACCTGTCACTTCCTATCAGGTAACCTGATCCAGACGCCAGAAATATACCTGTAACAACACGGGTGATAGCTGTGGTTGTGACTGGGTTTAGTTTTTATCCTCATGAGTACAACTCTGTCCCACGGTTTCAGGAAGCCTGTCAGATCCCAGGAATAGGAAAACGCATGGCCGACAAAATTGATGAGATCATGGAGAGCGGTCACTTACGGAAGCTTGATCACATCGGGGAGGCCGTGCCTGTGCTGGAGCTGTTCACCAACATCTGGGGCGCAGGGGCCAAAACTGCACAGCTGTGGTATCAACAGGTAAAAATGTGGTAACACTTCATACATAAGGTTGATATTACACTGTCATGATTATGATataacacctgtcattagcctgataaaggtgtcatgaaggctgtcgttAAGTGTCGTTctgtaccctaaccctaacccttcgttaccctaaccacaaccccaaaccctaaccccactagatccctccacctaaccccaaaaatgccaacatagctccaaaggttcctgaggagagctcttcttctctgtttcgTTGTCTACTACAAttccgcagagttggaactgtcgccccctgcggtcacggatatttttgggtcacaactgtttatatcctctttcggtaaaatcaacatctttaacttttcctggttttttagagcaactaaaagcagcacaagttggcattttgaccgaaaaagctacttaatgatctaaaaagcagactGAATGCAGTGGGtgcgtgtgatgtcatcaatcacatgatttcaagatggtggaacacaggctctagaactgtaaagtagtcccattttttaaaaaaaagatgaatatggggcataaaaatgtgtttgttaggaATAgatggaggatccctttaaggccTCATGAGGACTTTAACTAAAAGAGAAAACACTTTTTACTTTACTGGAGAGAGTGGGAAATTCTAATATCAACCTTATTCCCAGGTGAGCGCCTATGGATTGAAATAATGTAAACGAGGAGCTTTTATTGTCAAAATACAAAAGATTAATTATCAAAACCAATTGTCTAAAAGCTGGAATTGAACCCGGTCCTATTAGGCTTCAAAGCTTTTCAGAGGGTTTAAAAGTTTTatagctttttatttatttatggaaaTCAGAACCAGAAATACTTCAATAAACCAAAGGGGGAAATTTCTTTTGTTACAGTGGCTGCAAGTAGAAATTATAACAAGGTTGAAAGTAAACATAGAGACCAAGACAATGATTATATAAACTCAAGAATAAggattaattattaaataaggattaaatacgaATAATCAGGATTAAACAGGTGTGCAAATATAACGCAAAACAAGAAAACACGTGTAATCAGACGTctacaaagtaaaataatgaatttagttaataataattaaataataataatttagttaattaattcattaattaattaaaccaaACAAAATCTGTTCCAGGAAATGTTACAAATCGAAAGTATGGCATTAATTTACCTTCGTGCTTCATCCGTATTTTTTCAACACAATTATAGTAAATGATGGATTTTTAACGAATACAACTTTACAATGCATAAGGTAATCCAATATtgaattcacaattttttttttaaatgttccttTTCTCTCAGGGTTTTCGTACTCTGGATGACATCCGCACTAAAGCCCATCTCACCCACACTCAGAAAATTGGACTTCAGCACTACGATGACTTCTTAGACCGAATGCCACGAGCGGAGGCTGCAGCTATTGAGAAAGTGGTAATGTATCCAGCCATCGTCTCGCagtctgtaaataaaaaaaaaaattattccagATATTCCAGCCTTTCTTGTTGTACACTGTGGAAATGAATAAACCAGGCTTGAGTCGGATCAAATCATTTGACTGGAAGGAAATGAGAAAATTCAAGATTTTGCCACATTTTAGCTCTGCCAGAGAAATCTCTTCAGCACAGAGTGTTTTGTACATGAGTTGTTTTCATATTGAATTACGtggattttctttttccttcaaaGTTGCCAGTGAAAGACGGATAGCTAAAGCATGTGTGCGCTCcctcaggcttttaaaaatgatgtgGGATGCTTCGATATGCACACACAAAAGTTCTGTAAATGCACATGTTAACTATTTTCATGCTATGCCACGATCAGGTGAGGGATGCCACACAGGCCATAGACCCAGGACTGGTGGCGATGGCGTGCGGTTCCTACCGCCGTGGAAAGGCCACGTGTGGAGATGTGGATGTGCTCATAACGCACCCCAATGGCAAATCCCACAAAGGCGTGTTCAGCAAAGTGTTACAGCGCCTTCACGAAACTGGTGAGTCTCATCTTTTTAAAGGCGAGGCAAggctaatttatttttcatttatttaatttcatacacaaggcagtTCAGTATGCTTTACATGTAGagaaagtgcaacagaaaacattcaacagcttcaaaatcaataagaacattaacatcagcagaaaaacattaaatcaacaatattatgattaaaaatgtccctcagtcatacgcagtcgagaaaaacttggatttaaaaatgattataatataTTGTGGTTCAAAATATATCTGGTTTTCTATTTTgtcgatatagaaaatgacaatatcgcctatatcgagatatatctatatatataatcttaattttatttatacaatcacatagtaaaaatcacatcacacaagtgtttaatattgttcatagagtacagtcagacagtgtccttctttacaattcatatttctgaaatatatatattttaaagcttattttgtattaaaatactctttTCATGAGCCACTGCTTTTtctacttttcagaacagcataaaaagcacagttagatgatttctgagtgcgttctaacccagattttcccctaaacaagccacactacagaactcactcacacgtgctgtcccttagaggagaaaaagccaaaagtgacacatgttgtgcagctgtttgtaaataaatgtgcctgtgtagcattttgcattagcaaatttaacccagaattgtctttctggtaagactttattgagttaaaaaatattgagattgatgttgtatatcgccattttcagaaaaaatgtcAAGTTATGActagttttggtccatatcgcccagctctaactCCAGCCTGTTTCCTTTGAAGGGTTCCTAACGGACGACCTGGTGAGCCACGAGGAGAACGGAGAGCAGAAGAAGTACATGGGTGTTTGCCGCCTGCCAGGAGCAGAAAGCCACCGCCACCGCAGGCTGGACATCATCGTGGTGCCGTACGACGAGTTCGCCTGTGCTATCATGTATTTCACTGGATCGGCACATTTTAACCGCTCAATGAGAGCCCTCgcaaaaaccaaacagatgAGCCTGTCGGAGCACTCGCTGAACAAGGACGTGGTGCGTCACGGTAGCGCAAAGGTGCACAATGGCACCCCACTCCACACACTGACGGAGAAGGATGTTTTCAGCTTGTTAGGAATACCGTTCAGACAGCCTCATGAAAGAGACTGGTGATGATCACGAGGTcatgtctgattttttttaaacctaataTTAATGAGTTTTAACTGAGCTGCTTTATGAATTTATGAGACACTACGGATCATGTTGGAGCTGTATTTAACCTGGAAAGATTACCTGATCAATGGATCTGTCAGGAATTAAGAACAGGTTCAATAATTTTGGTAAAACACTACATTTTGAATGTAAGTAATTGCGGTAAAAGCTCATTTTAAATTATACAACTTCCCAATATATTCtataaaaaacatattattaataataaaacactattATGTCATTGATCTGTGCATGGTCTGCTTTATTTTGAAGACTTTTCCTGTTTATTAAGAATGGTTTGTCCTTTTAAAGCCTAAATCTGTCTGAAtgtataaacatgttttaatataaaAGCCCTAATTCAATCAGTAACTATTGTCACGCCCACAAATTGAAAATAATGTTCATCATCTACAACATCCTTTTCATGtgaatttcacaataaaataaagaaaatacactTTAAAGTTATTAGGTTGCATTAtgactcatttattttttatcagttGGTATTAGTAAATCTCCTTACATTTGTACATTTGATTTCATTGGTGacaagcagggttggggtcaatgataattgtaattgataattacaattatgccataattataGTTATAATTGTTAttctaaaaatgtgttgctattgtgtttgtaatgaaattgtaattgagttcagataattcactttgtaattgtgattgccATGGAAAtgttataaaaattgtcaatgaGAATGTAACacaaaactgaggaaccatgttacacttCTTCAcatatagttaacaattattaaaatatgtttcatatcaagctttcccatattttagtattaaaagataaataaatctaggggtatacagacacaaaaaaggcttagatggaattgactttctgaggataaaaagaataattgtaattgggaaaaatgctggtcaccgtgaTTGTAATTAACATgggtaaatgaaaatgtaattctgactgaaaaatgtaattgaccccaaccctgcaagaCCCATGGTGTCCTGGCTAACAGAATCAGATGTTCCACAAGCACCCATCTGTATTCAAACTAGTTGTTCATCATGGTCATTGAAGAATACTTGGAGCAGAGGAAGGGAAACACATTCATTTCTTGACTATTCAACCTGATAAAAGTTTTTCTAAAAAAGAGAGAACCTATGTTGCAACTGCACACAGAGAACTCCAGAACTCAAACTCACACACTGGCAACCAAccaggttaaataaaaaaaggaaatgttgcTGCAACCAGGCAGCTCATATGGGTCCTCAAGTGGCTATTGTTGGGTTACTGCTTCATACAAAACAAATGAAGCTACTTAGTGTTTTCATTTCTTCTTGCGTATGTCTTCAGAACCTCAGCTCTGTTGCAGCAAGCCATTCCAGCATCTCATCATCCTGGTTCATTGGGCCAAGGTCACCGTTTGGTGGCCGGTGTTTGGGGCAACTGGTCAACAGTCTGTAGGGGGTCTCCACAATCACAGTGGGCACTGTTTGCAAGGCCCAATCACTGCATTGATTCTCCGAAATGTCCCACACCTGTCCTCAGGCCGTTGAGGGTTGTCCACTGCTTTCGGGGTAGGTGCTTGCCAGGGACATATGTGGGGTCCTCAATGTAGCAGTGGAGCCTGGATGGTTCTGTTGCTCTCCACTGTTCCCGCCATCTTGCCTTGAACCAGGAAGCTCTTCTGGTGTCAGCTGGTGTAGTGCTGAGCAATTCCTGGGCATGTATGGCAAATGGCTGTGCGGTCTCTAAGTGATGATCCTGTGG
Encoded here:
- the poll gene encoding DNA polymerase lambda isoform X1, producing MEPLHGIRKAFPKVKRVKVLQGAETLPLKKKKKEEEEAKEHNVTGGLCVLFIRLMDIPFYELLMSFSSGLGYLFKGVTVYVLPAGIGNARCQIFQTQIQSNGGQTVASLCEKVTHVVVDDNMDCDRALRLLKVDSMPPGVELVKCSWLSLCISEKQLVETGSYSLLLTKRTENELLKEDLQNVTAVPDVVFEVGSEMTKQETITEGKGEVRDEDGVSQNDLEALLTGLNPKEGGPAAPTIDEPGPHTAPQKPVSGKWVCAQSSQSKSNNFNKHITDKLEVLAKAYTHQGDKWRALGYSKAVNALKSYHKPVTSYQEACQIPGIGKRMADKIDEIMESGHLRKLDHIGEAVPVLELFTNIWGAGAKTAQLWYQQGFRTLDDIRTKAHLTHTQKIGLQHYDDFLDRMPRAEAAAIEKVVRDATQAIDPGLVAMACGSYRRGKATCGDVDVLITHPNGKSHKGVFSKVLQRLHETGFLTDDLVSHEENGEQKKYMGVCRLPGAESHRHRRLDIIVVPYDEFACAIMYFTGSAHFNRSMRALAKTKQMSLSEHSLNKDVVRHGSAKVHNGTPLHTLTEKDVFSLLGIPFRQPHERDW
- the poll gene encoding DNA polymerase lambda isoform X2 codes for the protein MEPLHGIRKAFPKVKRVKVLQGAETLPLKKKKKEEEEAKEHNVTGGYLFKGVTVYVLPAGIGNARCQIFQTQIQSNGGQTVASLCEKVTHVVVDDNMDCDRALRLLKVDSMPPGVELVKCSWLSLCISEKQLVETGSYSLLLTKRTENELLKEDLQNVTAVPDVVFEVGSEMTKQETITEGKGEVRDEDGVSQNDLEALLTGLNPKEGGPAAPTIDEPGPHTAPQKPVSGKWVCAQSSQSKSNNFNKHITDKLEVLAKAYTHQGDKWRALGYSKAVNALKSYHKPVTSYQEACQIPGIGKRMADKIDEIMESGHLRKLDHIGEAVPVLELFTNIWGAGAKTAQLWYQQGFRTLDDIRTKAHLTHTQKIGLQHYDDFLDRMPRAEAAAIEKVVRDATQAIDPGLVAMACGSYRRGKATCGDVDVLITHPNGKSHKGVFSKVLQRLHETGFLTDDLVSHEENGEQKKYMGVCRLPGAESHRHRRLDIIVVPYDEFACAIMYFTGSAHFNRSMRALAKTKQMSLSEHSLNKDVVRHGSAKVHNGTPLHTLTEKDVFSLLGIPFRQPHERDW
- the poll gene encoding DNA polymerase lambda isoform X3 — translated: MEPLHGIRKAFPKVKRVKVLQGAETLPLKKKKKEEEEAKEHNVTGYLFKGVTVYVLPAGIGNARCQIFQTQIQSNGGQTVASLCEKVTHVVVDDNMDCDRALRLLKVDSMPPGVELVKCSWLSLCISEKQLVETGSYSLLLTKRTENELLKEDLQNVTAVPDVVFEVGSEMTKQETITEGKGEVRDEDGVSQNDLEALLTGLNPKEGGPAAPTIDEPGPHTAPQKPVSGKWVCAQSSQSKSNNFNKHITDKLEVLAKAYTHQGDKWRALGYSKAVNALKSYHKPVTSYQEACQIPGIGKRMADKIDEIMESGHLRKLDHIGEAVPVLELFTNIWGAGAKTAQLWYQQGFRTLDDIRTKAHLTHTQKIGLQHYDDFLDRMPRAEAAAIEKVVRDATQAIDPGLVAMACGSYRRGKATCGDVDVLITHPNGKSHKGVFSKVLQRLHETGFLTDDLVSHEENGEQKKYMGVCRLPGAESHRHRRLDIIVVPYDEFACAIMYFTGSAHFNRSMRALAKTKQMSLSEHSLNKDVVRHGSAKVHNGTPLHTLTEKDVFSLLGIPFRQPHERDW